From Cellulomonas dongxiuzhuiae, the proteins below share one genomic window:
- a CDS encoding LacI family DNA-binding transcriptional regulator — translation MPTLKDVARASGVSVMTVSNVVNGRPRVSEATRRRVLEAVDELGYQVNLTARSLRAGRSGTIALSIPRVDHPYFAELAAAVTDALLPSGQHLVVEQTGASREGELSALSQARLQMYDGVLLSVVGLRDSEVARLHSDMPLVLLGEKPMPTQRDHVMLGNFEGARLATAYLIERDARHVAIVGGVADDAPAGMEGTRTAGWRAAHEEAGLVPDERLILPPDHFAMAESRATIGAAIDAGLEIDGVFAVTDQVAIGVVAGLHDRGLRVPDDVQVVGFDDLEVSEHLVPGLTTVDPRVDLVVAEALRLLERRMSGDEGAAEHLVMPVRLVVRGTTR, via the coding sequence ATGCCCACACTCAAGGACGTCGCGAGAGCCTCGGGCGTCTCCGTCATGACGGTCTCGAACGTCGTGAACGGCCGACCGCGCGTCAGCGAGGCCACGCGCCGGCGCGTGCTCGAGGCGGTCGACGAGCTGGGCTACCAGGTCAACCTCACCGCGCGCAGCCTGCGGGCCGGCCGCAGCGGCACGATCGCGCTGTCCATCCCCCGCGTCGACCACCCCTACTTCGCCGAGCTCGCCGCCGCCGTCACCGACGCGCTGCTCCCCAGCGGGCAGCACCTCGTCGTCGAGCAGACCGGCGCGAGCCGCGAGGGTGAGCTGAGCGCGCTCTCGCAGGCGCGGCTGCAGATGTACGACGGCGTGCTGCTGTCCGTCGTCGGGCTCAGGGACTCCGAGGTCGCTCGGCTGCACAGCGACATGCCGCTGGTGCTGCTCGGTGAGAAGCCGATGCCGACCCAGCGCGACCACGTGATGCTCGGGAACTTCGAGGGCGCGCGGCTCGCGACGGCGTACCTCATCGAGCGGGACGCACGCCACGTGGCCATCGTCGGAGGCGTGGCCGACGACGCGCCCGCGGGCATGGAGGGCACGCGCACCGCCGGCTGGCGCGCCGCGCACGAGGAGGCGGGGCTCGTCCCCGACGAGCGCCTGATCCTGCCGCCCGACCACTTCGCCATGGCGGAGAGCCGCGCGACCATCGGTGCCGCGATCGACGCCGGCCTGGAGATCGACGGGGTCTTCGCGGTGACCGACCAGGTCGCGATCGGCGTCGTGGCGGGCCTGCACGACCGCGGTCTGCGCGTCCCGGACGACGTCCAGGTGGTCGGCTTCGACGACCTCGAGGTGAGCGAGCACCTGGTCCCGGGCCTGACCACCGTCGACCCGCGCGTGGACCTCGTCGTCGCCGAGGCGCTGCGGCTGCTCGAGCGCCGGATGTCCGGCGACGAGGGCGCGGCCGAGCACCTCGTCATGCCGGTGAGGCTCGTGGTCCGGGGGACGACGCGCTGA
- a CDS encoding endo-1,4-beta-xylanase → MTTPHQRHRRGRLAAAGGLTAAAVIIALAVPAQAAGSTLQAAAAETNRYFGTAMAGHYLNNSGTMTIVNREFNMITAENEMKMDATEPSQNQFNFSAGDQIVNWARSNGKQVRGHALAWHSQQPGWMQNMSGANLRNAMLNHVTRVATYYKGKIHSWDVVNEAYADGNSGGRRDSNLQRTGNDWIEAAFRAARAADPGAKLCYNDYNTDNWSHAKTQGVYNMVKDFKARGVPIDCVGFQAHFNSGNPVPSNYHTTLGNFAALGVDVQITELDIQGSGSSQSQQFQGIVQACLSVARCTGITVWGVKDTDSWRASDTPLLFDGSGNKKAAYTGTLNALNAGGVRATPGGTSTQPTSQPTTQPTTQPTANPTTPPPTGGGTCTATYSEGEKWNDRFNGVVTIRANGNISSWTSTVTVRSPQRIIATWSGSPTWPSANVMTMRPNGNGALANGQTASFGFTVQHGGNWTWPTVSCSAS, encoded by the coding sequence ATGACGACCCCACACCAGAGGCACCGCCGCGGGCGTCTCGCCGCCGCAGGTGGCCTCACCGCGGCCGCGGTGATCATCGCGCTCGCGGTGCCCGCGCAGGCCGCCGGCAGCACGCTGCAGGCCGCCGCCGCCGAGACCAACCGGTACTTCGGTACCGCGATGGCCGGCCACTACCTCAACAACTCCGGCACGATGACCATCGTCAACCGTGAGTTCAACATGATCACGGCCGAGAACGAGATGAAGATGGACGCGACGGAGCCGTCGCAGAACCAGTTCAACTTCTCGGCCGGCGACCAGATCGTGAACTGGGCACGTTCCAACGGCAAGCAGGTCCGCGGGCACGCCCTCGCGTGGCACTCCCAGCAGCCCGGCTGGATGCAGAACATGTCCGGCGCCAACCTGCGCAACGCGATGCTCAACCACGTGACCAGGGTGGCGACCTACTACAAGGGCAAGATCCACAGCTGGGACGTGGTCAACGAGGCCTACGCCGACGGGAACTCCGGCGGCCGCCGCGACTCCAACCTGCAGCGCACGGGCAACGACTGGATCGAGGCCGCGTTCCGCGCCGCCCGCGCCGCCGACCCCGGTGCCAAGCTCTGCTACAACGACTACAACACCGACAACTGGTCCCACGCCAAGACGCAGGGCGTCTACAACATGGTCAAGGACTTCAAGGCCCGCGGCGTCCCGATCGACTGCGTCGGCTTCCAGGCCCACTTCAACTCGGGCAACCCCGTCCCGTCGAACTACCACACCACGCTCGGCAACTTCGCCGCGCTGGGTGTCGACGTGCAGATCACCGAGCTCGACATCCAGGGCTCCGGCTCCTCGCAGTCCCAGCAGTTCCAGGGCATCGTCCAGGCGTGCCTGTCCGTCGCCCGCTGCACCGGCATCACGGTGTGGGGCGTCAAGGACACCGACTCCTGGCGTGCCTCGGACACCCCGCTGCTGTTCGACGGCTCGGGCAACAAGAAGGCCGCCTACACCGGCACGCTCAACGCGCTGAACGCGGGCGGTGTCCGCGCCACCCCCGGCGGCACGAGCACCCAGCCCACGTCGCAGCCGACCACGCAGCCGACCACGCAGCCGACGGCCAACCCGACGACGCCCCCGCCCACCGGCGGTGGCACCTGCACGGCGACGTACTCCGAGGGCGAGAAGTGGAACGACCGCTTCAACGGGGTCGTGACGATCCGCGCCAACGGCAACATCAGCAGCTGGACCTCGACGGTCACGGTCCGCAGCCCGCAGCGCATCATCGCGACCTGGAGCGGGTCGCCGACGTGGCCCTCGGCCAACGTCATGACGATGCGCCCGAACGGCAACGGTGCGCTGGCCAACGGGCAGACCGCCTCGTTCGGGTTCACCGTCCAGCACGGTGGCAACTGGACGTGGCCGACGGTGAGCTGCTCGGCCTCGTGA
- a CDS encoding nitroreductase/quinone reductase family protein: protein MGETGTAAGPESRRPWLPPRSFVRTAWVVHRGIHRVSRGRLGLWPPRGDRFGTMVLHTVGRRTGNQHRAIVAYALDGPDVVTVAMNGWGEGHPAWWLNLQAHPETTVDLPDGSRAVRARAATGAQRDRLWRTWLRFDPTFDAHAAHRRTETVVVVLEPLVPASDVKEEGRGT, encoded by the coding sequence ATGGGCGAGACCGGGACCGCCGCAGGACCTGAGAGCCGCCGGCCGTGGCTGCCGCCGCGCTCGTTCGTCCGCACCGCGTGGGTGGTGCACCGGGGGATCCACCGGGTGTCACGTGGCCGGCTGGGGCTCTGGCCGCCGCGGGGGGACCGCTTCGGCACGATGGTGCTGCACACCGTGGGCCGTCGCACGGGGAACCAGCATCGGGCGATCGTCGCCTACGCCCTCGACGGGCCGGACGTCGTCACCGTCGCCATGAACGGCTGGGGCGAGGGGCACCCGGCGTGGTGGCTCAACCTGCAGGCGCACCCCGAGACGACCGTCGATCTGCCCGACGGGTCGCGGGCGGTGCGGGCGCGCGCGGCAACGGGTGCCCAGCGCGACCGGCTGTGGCGGACGTGGCTGCGCTTCGACCCGACGTTCGACGCGCACGCCGCGCACCGACGGACCGAGACGGTCGTCGTCGTGCTCGAACCCCTCGTGCCGGCCTCGGACGTGAAGGAGGAGGGGCGAGGAACGTGA
- a CDS encoding SMP-30/gluconolactonase/LRE family protein, with product MLRAEQVTDAVAYHGEGPCWSPTWGGLRWVDMLAGDLLTLGDDGSVQRLHVGDVAAFVRPRSRGGYVVGLERGIGLAESPDGLPTPQPELWSDPGVRMNEAGCDPWGTLYVGSMAYDARPGGARLYRITPGGDVEVVLDDVTISNGLDFSPDGTRAYYDDTATGRTDVFDVVDRRLTNQRPFVSGTDESPDGLTVDSAGNVWVALNGAGRVRCVSPTGDVLAEVEVPVRLTTACTLGGPDLRDLYISTSREHLEDPEPEAGALFRVRVEVPGRPVLPFGG from the coding sequence GTGCTGCGAGCCGAGCAGGTCACCGACGCCGTCGCCTACCACGGCGAGGGTCCGTGCTGGTCACCGACGTGGGGTGGTCTGCGCTGGGTGGACATGCTCGCGGGCGACCTGCTGACGCTGGGCGACGACGGGAGCGTGCAGCGCCTGCACGTGGGGGACGTCGCGGCGTTCGTGCGGCCGCGCTCGCGGGGCGGTTACGTCGTGGGGCTCGAACGTGGCATCGGGCTCGCGGAGTCGCCGGACGGCCTGCCGACGCCGCAGCCGGAGCTGTGGTCGGACCCGGGCGTGCGGATGAACGAGGCCGGGTGCGACCCGTGGGGGACGCTGTACGTGGGGTCCATGGCGTACGACGCCCGGCCCGGCGGTGCGCGGCTGTACCGGATCACGCCCGGTGGTGACGTGGAGGTCGTGCTCGACGACGTCACCATCTCCAACGGCCTCGACTTCTCGCCCGACGGCACGCGCGCCTACTACGACGACACCGCGACGGGCCGCACGGACGTGTTCGACGTCGTCGACCGGCGCCTGACCAACCAGCGGCCGTTCGTATCCGGCACGGACGAGAGCCCCGACGGGCTGACGGTCGACTCGGCAGGGAACGTGTGGGTCGCGCTCAACGGTGCCGGCCGCGTCCGCTGCGTGTCGCCGACGGGCGACGTGCTGGCGGAGGTCGAGGTGCCCGTCCGCCTGACGACGGCGTGCACGCTGGGCGGCCCGGACCTGCGGGACCTGTACATCTCCACGTCCCGCGAGCACCTGGAGGACCCGGAGCCCGAGGCCGGTGCGCTGTTCCGCGTGCGCGTCGAGGTGCCCGGTCGACCGGTGCTGCCGTTCGGCGGCTGA
- a CDS encoding endo-1,4-beta-xylanase: MRATRLVRNGAVLSAAAALALVGCTSAADPSPTPTPTPAAAPDVALRDLPREGLAIGVAVAGGGHHAASGYPDPFGEDEAYRDVIAEQFSSVTHENQLKWEFLRPTREEFRFEGADAVIDFAEANGQQVRGHTLLWHSQNPRWLTSGTFTDDELRALLQEHIATVVGRYQGRIVHWDVANEIFDDKGVLRTEENPFLARFGTAIVADALRWAHEADPDAVLYLNDFNVESIGAKSDAYLALATELLAVGAPLHGFGVQGHLSTQYPFPSDLETNLRRFTDLGLEVAITELDVRVPVDAAGRAEPDDVEKQTDYYGRAVAACVAVERCTSLTLWGVTDRYSWVPGWSPGEGAATVLDEDLAVKPAFTAVADALRS, encoded by the coding sequence ATGAGAGCAACGAGGCTCGTCCGGAACGGGGCCGTGCTGAGCGCCGCTGCCGCGCTCGCGCTCGTCGGCTGCACGTCAGCCGCCGACCCGTCCCCCACACCGACGCCCACGCCCGCCGCCGCCCCCGACGTCGCCCTGCGCGACCTGCCCCGCGAGGGTCTGGCGATCGGTGTCGCCGTCGCCGGTGGCGGGCACCACGCCGCGTCCGGCTACCCGGACCCGTTCGGCGAGGACGAGGCCTACCGCGACGTGATCGCCGAGCAGTTCTCGTCGGTGACCCACGAGAACCAGCTCAAGTGGGAGTTCCTGCGGCCCACCCGCGAGGAGTTCCGGTTCGAGGGCGCGGACGCCGTGATCGACTTCGCGGAGGCCAACGGCCAGCAGGTGCGCGGCCACACCCTGCTGTGGCACTCGCAGAACCCGCGCTGGCTCACGAGCGGCACGTTCACGGACGACGAGCTGCGCGCGCTCCTGCAGGAGCACATCGCCACCGTCGTCGGCCGGTACCAGGGCCGGATCGTGCACTGGGACGTCGCGAACGAGATCTTCGACGACAAGGGCGTGCTACGCACCGAGGAGAACCCGTTCCTCGCGCGCTTCGGCACCGCGATCGTCGCCGACGCGCTGCGCTGGGCGCACGAGGCCGACCCCGACGCGGTCCTGTACCTCAACGACTTCAACGTCGAGTCCATCGGGGCCAAGTCCGACGCGTACCTCGCGCTCGCGACCGAGCTGCTCGCGGTCGGTGCGCCGCTCCACGGGTTCGGCGTGCAGGGCCACCTGTCGACGCAGTACCCGTTCCCGTCCGACCTCGAGACCAACCTGCGGCGGTTCACCGACCTGGGCCTGGAGGTGGCGATCACCGAGCTCGACGTCCGCGTCCCCGTCGACGCCGCGGGCCGCGCCGAGCCCGACGACGTCGAGAAGCAGACCGACTACTACGGGCGCGCGGTCGCCGCCTGCGTCGCCGTCGAGCGCTGCACGTCCCTGACCCTGTGGGGCGTGACGGACCGCTACTCGTGGGTCCCGGGCTGGTCGCCCGGCGAGGGTGCGGCGACCGTCCTGGACGAGGACCTCGCGGTCAAGCCCGCGTTCACCGCGGTCGCGGACGCCCTGCGGTCCTGA
- a CDS encoding GNAT family N-acetyltransferase — protein MTEEPTGPTPVVEHDEPRRRYVLRIGPEEVGELGYSVAADRVVLEHTRVDEGRQEKGLGSQLVRYALDDVRGAGRRVVPQCPFVRAYVERNPQYADLVD, from the coding sequence ATGACCGAGGAGCCGACGGGACCCACCCCCGTGGTCGAGCACGACGAGCCGAGGCGTCGCTACGTCCTGCGGATCGGCCCCGAAGAGGTCGGTGAGCTGGGGTACTCCGTCGCGGCGGACCGGGTCGTCCTCGAGCACACCCGCGTGGACGAGGGCCGGCAGGAGAAGGGCCTGGGCTCGCAGCTCGTGCGGTACGCGCTCGACGACGTGCGCGGCGCCGGGCGCCGCGTCGTCCCGCAGTGCCCGTTCGTCCGGGCGTACGTCGAGCGGAACCCGCAGTACGCCGACCTCGTCGACTGA
- a CDS encoding DinB family protein, with the protein MDTDAKATLHRYLRRQREGLVGKLDGLDEYDARRPLTGTGTNLLGLVKHVASVQVGYLGEVFGRPAPRDLPWYADGAEPDADMGVPADESRASVLDLWQESSEHADRTLEALPLDAVGEVPWWSEPRVTLHEVLVHVLAEVARHAGHADVLREQLDGSTGLVAGDPNVPSRSPDEWAAYRARIEQAARDVAGR; encoded by the coding sequence ATGGACACCGACGCCAAGGCCACGCTGCACCGGTACCTGCGCCGCCAGCGCGAGGGCCTCGTCGGCAAGCTCGACGGGCTCGACGAGTACGACGCGCGCCGCCCGCTCACCGGGACCGGCACCAACCTGCTCGGCCTGGTCAAGCACGTCGCGAGCGTGCAGGTCGGCTACCTCGGTGAGGTCTTCGGGCGGCCCGCGCCGCGCGACCTGCCCTGGTACGCCGACGGTGCCGAGCCGGACGCGGACATGGGGGTCCCGGCGGACGAGAGCCGCGCGTCCGTCCTCGACCTGTGGCAGGAGTCGTCGGAGCACGCCGACAGGACGCTCGAGGCGCTGCCGCTCGACGCCGTCGGCGAGGTCCCGTGGTGGAGCGAGCCGCGCGTCACGCTGCACGAGGTGCTGGTCCACGTCCTCGCGGAGGTCGCCCGCCACGCCGGCCACGCGGACGTCCTGCGCGAGCAGCTCGACGGGAGCACGGGGCTCGTCGCGGGGGACCCGAACGTGCCGAGCCGGAGCCCGGACGAGTGGGCGGCGTACCGCGCGCGCATCGAGCAGGCGGCGCGTGACGTGGCGGGGCGCTGA
- a CDS encoding ATP-binding protein: protein MSTPSAPSGSSPSTDGGLPTSRPPARFTPVRRWVLDSLADLGGFRQQLRGEIDARSGEPADAVLGGVAHDLVLVASELTTNGIRHGRPPTTVELLQDGDHFLLTVADHDLSGVPRFAGDRPPGDGGYGLQIARRLARDVGWYRTDTVKVIWAELGA from the coding sequence GTGAGCACACCGTCGGCACCCTCGGGCAGCAGCCCGAGCACGGACGGCGGCCTGCCCACCTCGCGTCCCCCGGCACGGTTCACGCCGGTGCGCCGCTGGGTGCTCGACAGCCTGGCCGACCTCGGGGGCTTCCGGCAGCAGCTCCGCGGGGAGATCGACGCCCGGTCCGGGGAGCCCGCCGACGCGGTCCTCGGCGGCGTGGCGCACGACCTGGTGCTGGTCGCCTCCGAGCTCACGACCAACGGGATCCGGCACGGTCGGCCGCCCACCACCGTCGAGCTCCTGCAGGACGGCGACCACTTCCTGCTGACGGTGGCCGACCACGACCTGAGCGGCGTACCGCGCTTCGCGGGCGACCGCCCGCCCGGTGACGGCGGGTACGGCCTGCAGATCGCGCGGCGACTGGCGCGGGACGTCGGCTGGTACCGGACCGACACCGTCAAGGTGATCTGGGCCGAGCTCGGCGCCTGA